A portion of the Haemorhous mexicanus isolate bHaeMex1 chromosome 3, bHaeMex1.pri, whole genome shotgun sequence genome contains these proteins:
- the FAM167A gene encoding protein FAM167A, with amino-acid sequence MSVPQIQIEEALDSMDAGSGGVPPPDDHLRTLKALTEKLRLETRRPSYLEWKAKLEEQAWKSPQPEGDREDEATKAKKTPGETVPMRKVQLHLNGSPAQDKGTVTSGRIGGFESIDEALTWLRKELAEMRLQDQQLARQLMRLRSDINKLKIEQTCHLHQRMLNDATFELEERDELADLFCDFPLVSSFSLSTPLKLIGVTKMNINSRRFSLC; translated from the exons ATGTCTGTGCCCCAAATCCAAATAGAAGAGGCTCTGGACAGCATGGAtgctggctctgggggggtTCCTCCTCCAGATGATCACCTGAGAACCCTCAAGGCATTGACAGAGAAGTTGAGACTGGAGACCAGGCGCCCTTCCTACTTGGAATGGAAGGcaaagctggaggagcaggCTTGGAAGAGCCCCCAGCCTGAGGGAGACAGGGAGGACGAGGCCACCAAGGCCAAAAAGACCCCAGGGGAGACTGTCCCCATGAGGAAGGTGCAGCTGCACCTCAATGggagccctgcccaggacaaGGGGACTGTCACCTCAGGGAGGATAGGTGGCTTTGAGAGCATCGACGAAGCTTTGACATGGCTCAGGAAGGAGCTG GCAGAAATGCGCCTGCAGGACCAGCAGCTGGCCAGGCAGCTGATGCGGCTACGCAGCGACATCAACAAGCTGAAGATTGAGCAGACGTGCCACCTGCACCAGCGCATGCTCAACGATGCCACCTTCgagctggaggagagggacGAGCTGGCTGACCTCTTCTGTGACTTCCCCCTCgtcagctccttcagcctctcCACACCCCTCAAGCTCATTGGGGTCACCAAGATGAACATCAATTCCCGCCGGTTCTCGCTGTGCTGa